One Halalkalicoccus subterraneus DNA window includes the following coding sequences:
- a CDS encoding alpha/beta fold hydrolase, whose product MAHIETPDGVSLYYNERGEGETIVLVHGWTGDSEFWWQKNADVLAMDHHLVTYDLRGHGLSGKTDDGHTLSGYAADLEFLMESLDLDDATLVGWSMGVPIVMTYLDEIGDERVRAIGLIDQTPKFYSDNGWEFPLMGEFSEEALAGLVSGIEANRSGAVKPIIQAFFAELRSEERLAEIYARTMLTPTSVATAMLNDMVPRDFREFLPMITVPTLLCYGEHSAVFPGPVGEWIHEQIPDSELVTFAESGHSPFWEEPEKFNERLKAFVASVADRELITAD is encoded by the coding sequence ATGGCTCATATCGAGACACCGGATGGTGTATCGCTGTACTACAACGAACGCGGCGAGGGCGAGACGATCGTACTCGTCCACGGCTGGACGGGTGACTCCGAGTTCTGGTGGCAGAAGAACGCCGACGTGCTCGCGATGGATCACCACCTCGTCACCTACGATCTCAGAGGCCACGGGCTCTCGGGAAAGACCGACGACGGCCACACCCTCTCGGGCTACGCGGCGGATCTCGAATTCCTCATGGAGTCGCTCGATCTGGATGACGCGACGCTCGTCGGCTGGTCGATGGGAGTGCCGATCGTCATGACGTACCTCGATGAGATCGGTGACGAACGGGTTCGAGCGATCGGCCTGATCGACCAAACCCCGAAGTTCTACTCCGACAACGGCTGGGAATTCCCGCTCATGGGCGAATTCTCCGAGGAGGCGCTCGCCGGGTTGGTCAGTGGTATCGAGGCCAACCGCTCCGGGGCAGTCAAGCCGATCATCCAGGCCTTCTTCGCTGAGCTCCGCTCCGAGGAGCGTCTCGCCGAGATCTACGCTCGGACGATGCTGACGCCGACCTCGGTCGCGACGGCGATGTTGAACGACATGGTTCCGCGGGACTTCAGGGAATTCCTCCCGATGATTACGGTTCCGACGCTGCTCTGCTACGGCGAGCACAGCGCGGTCTTTCCCGGGCCGGTGGGCGAGTGGATACACGAGCAGATCCCCGACTCCGAACTCGTAACGTTTGCGGAGAGTGGACACAGCCCGTTCTGGGAGGAGCCCGAAAAGTTCAATGAGAGGCTGAAAGCGTTCGTGGCGAGCGTCGCCGACAGGGAACTGATAACGGCGGACTGA
- a CDS encoding DUF5817 domain-containing protein encodes MYAVVGCTDCSALWIIEGRQGTVRCRGCGKTHQYGKLKKFVETDEADHAREVRASMLASRGGHADAFAAVDSFSELDSQVERDVVTDEELLERAGIDGDAAASAAEASAGAGSKSRKEVVLAAVERSEGSTAESITAYATERGVPESYVERALEKLVRAGDLSESGGRYRRL; translated from the coding sequence ATGTACGCCGTCGTGGGTTGTACCGACTGTAGTGCCCTCTGGATCATCGAGGGACGCCAGGGGACGGTTCGGTGTCGTGGCTGCGGGAAGACTCACCAGTACGGAAAACTGAAGAAGTTCGTCGAGACGGACGAGGCGGATCACGCCCGCGAGGTGCGGGCCTCGATGCTCGCGAGCCGCGGCGGCCACGCCGACGCCTTCGCCGCGGTCGACTCCTTCTCGGAGCTCGACTCGCAGGTCGAACGGGACGTCGTGACGGACGAGGAGCTCCTCGAACGTGCAGGGATCGACGGCGACGCGGCCGCCAGCGCGGCTGAGGCGAGCGCCGGAGCCGGCTCGAAGTCCCGGAAGGAAGTCGTCCTCGCGGCCGTCGAGAGGAGCGAGGGGTCGACTGCCGAATCGATTACCGCGTACGCGACTGAGCGGGGCGTTCCGGAGAGCTACGTCGAGCGCGCGCTCGAAAAACTGGTTCGAGCCGGCGACCTCAGCGAATCGGGCGGTCGCTATCGCCGCCTCTAG
- the hmgA gene encoding hydroxymethylglutaryl-CoA reductase (NADPH), whose amino-acid sequence MTDPADLAERVRGGDLRLHELEEHADPETAAAARRHLLETETDADLETIGDFSFSAGDADPNVENMIGGAQLPMGVAGPIPINENEEGGSGAAEGEYYLPLATSEGALVASVNRGCSVIRSAGGANARVTKSGMTRAPVFRVSGIAEAAEVVEWVEENTEALREAAEETTSHGELLDVTPYVVGDNVFLRFRFDSKDAMGMNMVTIATQAACDLIEDETTASLVALSGNLCSDKKPAAINAIEGRGRSVTADVTIPREVVEERLHTTPEAIAEANTRKNLIGSAKAGALGFNAHAANTVAAAFLATGQDAAQVVEGANAITTAEVKDGDLYASLSIASLEVGTVGGGTKLPTQTEALDVVGLRGGGDPPGSNADALAEVIATGALAGELSLLAALASRHLSSAHEELGR is encoded by the coding sequence ATGACCGATCCAGCCGATCTCGCCGAACGCGTCCGCGGGGGCGACCTGCGCCTGCACGAACTCGAGGAGCACGCCGATCCGGAGACGGCCGCCGCCGCCCGGCGACACCTGCTCGAAACCGAGACCGACGCCGACCTCGAAACGATCGGTGACTTCTCGTTTTCGGCGGGCGACGCCGATCCGAACGTCGAGAACATGATCGGGGGCGCACAGCTCCCGATGGGCGTCGCCGGGCCGATCCCGATCAACGAAAACGAGGAGGGGGGGAGCGGCGCGGCCGAGGGCGAGTACTACCTGCCGCTCGCGACCAGCGAGGGTGCGCTCGTCGCCTCGGTCAACCGTGGCTGTTCGGTGATCCGCAGTGCGGGCGGCGCGAACGCCCGCGTCACCAAGTCGGGGATGACCCGCGCGCCCGTCTTCCGAGTTTCGGGGATCGCCGAAGCGGCGGAGGTCGTCGAGTGGGTCGAGGAGAACACCGAGGCGCTGCGGGAGGCCGCAGAGGAGACGACCAGCCACGGCGAGCTACTGGACGTCACGCCGTACGTCGTCGGCGACAACGTCTTCCTCCGGTTCCGGTTCGACTCGAAGGACGCGATGGGGATGAACATGGTGACGATCGCGACGCAGGCGGCCTGTGACCTGATCGAAGACGAGACCACTGCATCGCTGGTCGCGCTCTCGGGCAACCTCTGTTCGGATAAAAAACCCGCCGCGATCAACGCCATCGAGGGTCGGGGGCGGAGCGTCACCGCCGACGTGACGATTCCTCGGGAAGTCGTCGAGGAACGACTCCACACCACCCCCGAAGCGATCGCGGAGGCCAACACGCGCAAGAACCTGATCGGGAGCGCAAAAGCCGGCGCGCTGGGCTTCAACGCCCATGCCGCGAACACGGTCGCGGCGGCCTTCCTCGCGACGGGCCAGGACGCCGCGCAAGTAGTGGAAGGGGCGAACGCGATCACGACCGCCGAGGTCAAGGACGGAGACCTGTACGCAAGCCTCTCGATCGCGAGTCTGGAGGTCGGCACGGTGGGTGGCGGGACGAAACTGCCGACGCAGACGGAGGCCCTCGACGTCGTGGGACTCCGGGGCGGGGGAGATCCGCCGGGCTCGAACGCCGACGCACTGGCGGAGGTCATCGCGACGGGCGCGCTCGCGGGCGAGCTCTCGCTGCTGGCTGCGCTTGCCTCCCGGCATCTCTCAAGCGCCCACGAGGAGTTGGGGCGCTAA
- the gpmI gene encoding 2,3-bisphosphoglycerate-independent phosphoglycerate mutase: MDGALIVLDGWGLREDGDEGGRNAVSSAETPTFDRIREAGAFGQLDPAGRRVGLPEGQMGNSEVGHLNIGAGRVVKQAYTRINDAINDGSFRENEALNGAFEHVAERSSAGNRAESGDVEETGGRIHFLGLVSAGGVHSDQQHLHALIEWAADRGVEAVTHAFTDGRDTDPKSGASYLRDLEEVVEKAGTGEVASVTGRYYAMDRDTNWERTRKAYDAMVDREAEYTAPSGTAAVEAAYERGETDEFVEPTIVDGGSPIEEGDVAVFFNFRGDRGRQLTRMLKGIQPESEWGLDTPAPDVHLVAMTQYDKTFDVPVAFPPNQPADTLGEVLADHGRTQLRTAESEKYAHVTYFLNGGREVEFDGEIREIVSSPDVPTYDLQPQMSAPELTDNAISIVESEEPDVVVLNYANPDMVGHTGDFGAAVDAVEAVDAQLNRLLETLAEHGAHVLVTADHGNADDMGTEEHPHTAHTYNPVPLVYLDPDGTDGGYRVREGGSLCDLAPTLLQRIGIEVPDAMTGESLLADRF; encoded by the coding sequence ATGGACGGCGCACTCATCGTACTAGACGGTTGGGGACTGCGCGAGGACGGCGACGAAGGGGGACGAAACGCCGTTTCGAGCGCCGAAACGCCCACGTTCGACCGGATCCGTGAGGCGGGCGCGTTCGGACAGTTGGACCCGGCCGGGCGGCGGGTCGGCCTACCGGAGGGGCAAATGGGCAACAGCGAAGTCGGCCACCTGAACATCGGGGCGGGCCGAGTCGTCAAGCAGGCCTACACCCGGATCAACGACGCGATCAACGACGGATCGTTTCGCGAGAACGAGGCGCTCAACGGGGCGTTCGAGCACGTCGCCGAGCGAAGCTCGGCTGGCAACCGGGCGGAATCCGGTGACGTGGAGGAGACGGGCGGCCGGATCCACTTCCTGGGGCTCGTGAGCGCCGGCGGGGTCCACTCCGATCAGCAACACCTCCACGCGCTGATCGAGTGGGCCGCAGACCGGGGTGTCGAGGCCGTTACCCACGCGTTCACCGACGGCCGGGACACGGACCCCAAAAGCGGCGCGAGCTACCTGCGCGATCTCGAGGAGGTCGTCGAGAAAGCGGGGACCGGCGAGGTCGCCTCGGTCACGGGACGGTACTATGCGATGGACCGGGACACCAACTGGGAGCGAACCCGGAAGGCCTACGACGCGATGGTCGACCGTGAGGCCGAGTACACCGCCCCATCGGGGACCGCGGCCGTCGAGGCCGCCTACGAACGCGGCGAGACCGACGAGTTCGTCGAGCCGACGATCGTCGACGGCGGTTCGCCGATAGAAGAGGGCGACGTGGCGGTTTTCTTCAACTTCCGGGGCGACCGCGGCCGCCAGCTCACCCGGATGCTGAAGGGGATCCAACCGGAGTCCGAGTGGGGACTCGACACGCCCGCGCCCGACGTCCATCTGGTGGCGATGACCCAGTACGACAAGACCTTCGACGTGCCCGTCGCCTTCCCGCCGAACCAACCCGCCGACACGCTCGGCGAGGTGCTCGCCGACCACGGACGAACGCAGCTCCGAACCGCCGAATCCGAGAAGTACGCCCACGTCACCTACTTCCTGAACGGCGGCCGGGAGGTGGAGTTCGACGGCGAGATCCGCGAGATCGTTTCGAGTCCGGACGTGCCGACCTACGACCTCCAACCCCAGATGAGCGCTCCCGAACTCACCGACAACGCGATCTCGATCGTCGAGAGCGAGGAACCCGACGTCGTGGTACTCAACTACGCGAACCCCGACATGGTCGGTCATACGGGTGATTTCGGGGCGGCCGTCGACGCGGTCGAGGCGGTCGACGCCCAGTTGAACCGACTGCTCGAAACGCTCGCCGAGCACGGGGCACACGTGCTGGTTACGGCGGATCACGGCAATGCGGACGACATGGGTACTGAGGAGCATCCCCACACTGCCCACACCTACAACCCCGTCCCGCTCGTCTATCTCGATCCCGACGGGACCGATGGCGGGTACCGGGTGCGCGAGGGCGGCTCGCTCTGTGATCTCGCACCCACCCTTCTCCAACGGATCGGAATCGAGGTGCCGGACGCGATGACCGGCGAGTCGTTGCTGGCCGACCGATTCTAA
- a CDS encoding cupin domain-containing protein has product MERVPLSETTEAVENVHLAQLAAGEEMSVQHFEFEPGATVPKHDHHHEQTGFVYEGELTFLLEDGERTVSAGESYAIAGEELHGAENRGESVVRGVDIFSPPRSNPDWAE; this is encoded by the coding sequence ATGGAGCGTGTCCCACTGTCGGAGACGACCGAAGCCGTCGAGAACGTCCACCTCGCGCAGCTCGCGGCGGGCGAGGAGATGAGCGTCCAGCATTTCGAGTTCGAGCCCGGCGCGACCGTGCCGAAACACGACCACCACCACGAGCAGACGGGCTTCGTCTACGAGGGAGAGTTGACCTTCCTGCTGGAGGACGGCGAGCGGACGGTGAGTGCGGGCGAGTCGTACGCCATCGCGGGCGAGGAGCTCCACGGCGCGGAAAACAGGGGAGAAAGCGTCGTCCGGGGCGTCGATATTTTCAGTCCACCGCGGTCGAACCCCGACTGGGCCGAGTAG
- a CDS encoding isoaspartyl peptidase/L-asparaginase codes for MNLIVHGGAGSSPHDPGRRQAVLDEAARAGAKSETAVEAVCTAIRALEESPRFNAGIGGAVQSDGIVRTDAGIMTDERAAGAACSMPGVTHAVEVARTVMEETPHVLLSGVHAVDFAADYGIGVEEDLQSTRTHERWGDLEPPTGGPSEQLAWIEDRFGETAEDPEGRELEGDPKDHDTVGAVASDGEHVAAATSTGGRWLALAGRVGDVPQIGSGFYCTPAGGASATGAGEDIARVTLSRLAVDHLENGASAQAAADRAIEEFAELTGSTAGIIVCDREGAMGSAYNSEVMQTKALD; via the coding sequence ATGAACCTCATCGTTCACGGCGGAGCCGGGAGTAGCCCTCACGACCCCGGCCGGCGACAGGCGGTGCTCGACGAGGCGGCGCGAGCGGGCGCTAAATCGGAGACGGCGGTCGAGGCGGTCTGTACCGCGATCCGTGCGCTCGAGGAGTCGCCCCGGTTCAACGCCGGCATCGGCGGGGCGGTCCAGAGTGACGGGATCGTCCGCACCGACGCGGGGATCATGACCGACGAGCGCGCTGCGGGTGCGGCCTGCTCGATGCCCGGCGTGACGCACGCGGTCGAGGTCGCACGCACGGTGATGGAAGAAACCCCACACGTCCTGCTTTCGGGGGTTCATGCCGTCGACTTCGCCGCCGACTACGGGATCGGCGTCGAGGAGGACCTCCAATCCACGCGTACGCACGAGCGGTGGGGGGATCTCGAACCACCGACGGGCGGACCGAGCGAACAGCTCGCCTGGATCGAGGACCGGTTCGGCGAGACCGCCGAGGACCCCGAGGGACGGGAGCTGGAGGGTGATCCGAAGGATCACGACACCGTGGGTGCGGTCGCAAGCGACGGCGAGCACGTCGCGGCGGCGACCTCGACCGGCGGGCGGTGGCTCGCGCTCGCCGGACGCGTCGGTGACGTCCCCCAGATCGGGAGCGGGTTCTACTGTACGCCCGCGGGCGGCGCGAGTGCCACCGGCGCGGGCGAGGACATCGCCCGCGTGACCCTCTCACGGCTCGCGGTCGATCACCTGGAGAACGGCGCGAGCGCACAGGCCGCGGCCGACCGCGCCATCGAGGAGTTCGCGGAACTCACGGGCTCGACGGCGGGAATCATCGTCTGCGACCGCGAGGGTGCGATGGGCAGCGCGTACAACAGTGAAGTCATGCAAACGAAAGCCCTCGACTGA
- the icd gene encoding isocitrate dehydrogenase (NADP(+)), whose product MSYDKVEVPEKGDAIEFDGEELSVPETPIIPIIYGDGIGVDVAPAAQTVLEAAANATGRDIAWMRVYAGEAANEQYGEGTHLPDETVEAFEQFHVGIKGPLTTPVGAGFRSLNVSLRKKLDLYANVRPTYHLNGVPSPVKNPEQMDMVSFRENTEDVYAGIEWEAGTDESEQVREFVEDQMGFDSTIHDGPVGIGVKPISEFGTKRLVRRAIDYALENDRDSVTLVHKGNIMKFTEGAFRDWGYEVAEEEYGDEVITEDTLWEEQDGEAPEDTLVVNDRIADNMLQQILTRTDQYDILALPNLNGDYLSDACGAQIGGLGIAPGANFGEGRCLAEPVHGSAPKYAGQDKVNPTAMILSGRLMLEYLGWEDAADLVRDAVEQTIESGTVTYDLERQIEGGEKVATSEFADAIVENIEELA is encoded by the coding sequence ATGAGCTACGACAAGGTCGAAGTCCCCGAAAAAGGCGACGCCATCGAATTCGATGGTGAGGAGCTTTCCGTCCCCGAAACACCCATCATTCCGATCATCTACGGCGACGGTATCGGCGTCGACGTCGCTCCCGCCGCTCAAACCGTACTGGAGGCCGCCGCCAACGCCACGGGACGCGACATCGCTTGGATGCGCGTCTACGCCGGCGAGGCCGCCAACGAACAGTACGGCGAAGGTACCCATCTCCCCGACGAGACCGTCGAGGCCTTCGAGCAGTTCCACGTCGGTATCAAGGGCCCGCTCACCACCCCCGTCGGCGCCGGCTTTCGCTCGCTGAACGTCTCGCTGCGCAAAAAGCTCGACCTGTATGCGAACGTCCGTCCCACGTATCACCTCAACGGCGTTCCCTCACCGGTCAAAAACCCCGAGCAGATGGACATGGTGTCGTTTCGCGAGAACACCGAGGACGTCTATGCCGGCATCGAGTGGGAGGCCGGTACCGACGAGTCCGAACAAGTCCGCGAGTTCGTCGAAGACCAGATGGGCTTCGATTCGACGATCCACGACGGGCCGGTCGGCATCGGCGTCAAGCCCATCAGCGAGTTCGGCACCAAACGCCTCGTCCGACGCGCGATCGACTACGCGTTGGAGAACGACCGCGATTCGGTGACGTTGGTCCATAAGGGCAACATCATGAAGTTCACCGAGGGCGCCTTCCGCGACTGGGGCTACGAGGTCGCAGAGGAGGAGTACGGCGACGAAGTCATCACCGAGGACACGCTGTGGGAGGAACAGGACGGCGAAGCACCGGAGGACACGCTGGTCGTCAACGACCGGATCGCGGACAACATGCTCCAGCAGATTCTGACCCGCACGGACCAGTACGACATCCTCGCGCTGCCGAACCTGAACGGCGACTACCTCTCGGACGCGTGTGGCGCCCAGATCGGTGGGCTCGGTATCGCTCCGGGCGCGAACTTCGGCGAGGGGCGCTGTCTCGCGGAACCCGTCCACGGGAGCGCTCCCAAGTACGCGGGTCAGGACAAGGTGAACCCGACGGCGATGATCCTTTCGGGTCGCCTGATGCTCGAGTATCTGGGCTGGGAGGACGCAGCGGATCTGGTGCGCGATGCGGTCGAGCAGACCATCGAGTCGGGGACGGTGACCTATGATCTGGAGCGCCAGATCGAGGGCGGCGAGAAGGTCGCGACCAGCGAGTTCGCCGACGCCATCGTCGAGAACATCGAGGAGCTGGCGTAA
- the gvpN gene encoding gas vesicle protein GvpN: MDKEERQLDRFVREHGEDGATFAPTSVEEAIGGSFVETEEIESIQERVRGWLDVPRPVHIVGPTGCGKTALALSIAAARDQPVVWVNGDELIDTGSLVGEHAGKAQYKERDNFVRGVMKKKSIIRDRWVDNPLSVAVQNGATLVYNEFSRTKPAAHNVLLSVFEEGVLDRPGQRGEDRIVEVDPEFRAIFTSNSTEYAGVHRPQDALLDRFIGVHLDYYERDTEMEIVSARIDDLDDETIEEVVDIVRDLRDRLELHVGTRAAVMIAEGLVAFGDDELVEVCVDVLGSKAESLGDVEEIRDEIEDVVS; encoded by the coding sequence ATGGACAAGGAAGAACGCCAACTCGATCGGTTCGTACGGGAGCATGGGGAGGACGGTGCGACGTTCGCGCCGACGAGCGTCGAGGAGGCGATCGGCGGCTCGTTCGTCGAAACCGAGGAGATCGAGTCGATACAGGAGCGCGTTCGGGGGTGGCTCGACGTGCCCCGGCCGGTCCACATCGTCGGACCGACCGGCTGTGGGAAGACCGCACTCGCGCTGTCGATCGCGGCCGCCCGCGACCAGCCCGTCGTCTGGGTCAACGGCGACGAACTGATCGACACGGGCTCGCTGGTCGGCGAACACGCCGGCAAGGCCCAGTACAAAGAGCGGGACAACTTCGTCAGGGGCGTGATGAAGAAGAAGTCGATCATCCGGGACCGGTGGGTCGACAACCCGCTCTCGGTCGCAGTGCAAAACGGCGCGACGCTCGTTTACAACGAGTTCTCCCGGACGAAACCAGCCGCCCACAACGTGCTCCTCTCGGTGTTCGAGGAGGGCGTCCTCGATCGGCCCGGCCAGCGCGGCGAGGACCGCATCGTCGAGGTCGACCCCGAGTTTCGCGCGATCTTCACCTCGAATTCGACGGAGTACGCCGGCGTTCACCGCCCGCAGGACGCACTACTCGACCGGTTCATCGGCGTCCACCTCGATTACTACGAGCGAGACACCGAGATGGAGATCGTCTCGGCACGTATCGACGACCTCGACGACGAGACCATCGAGGAGGTCGTCGACATCGTCCGTGACCTCCGCGATCGCCTCGAACTCCACGTCGGGACCCGCGCGGCGGTCATGATCGCTGAGGGGCTGGTCGCGTTCGGCGATGACGAGTTGGTTGAGGTCTGTGTCGACGTCCTCGGATCGAAGGCCGAATCGCTTGGAGACGTCGAGGAGATCCGCGACGAGATCGAGGACGTAGTGAGCTAA
- a CDS encoding DNA double-strand break repair nuclease NurA: MTLDPVHFEGIAALARQVGRQVDDASHQEFAERVWERFLDPLELDGRRVLEPVDRQYRKRVAIEDAALCERPFPESYGIDSGTINPTTYKNGVVMDVAHAAMGCVPTDLECHRSRTVVIGLHVDDDSVTFREDWVNYDEGYSRRRILLLRDIERRRYTEATVHALSLYLAESEHALANADGINDLLILDGPLYPKGLLSWRDRAPELAEQLEEETPRQVVASYARLVEGFLDRNVPLAGFVKNPAAKRITNAVSERTPTPWTDDAALFVRLLEQRAEGERVRDELTYTNWFVSRGGTDRTFAEDGDALGLERHHPAADYEVTFFAIYDPRDDVLYTVEAPYGVTKDAGMREALQTQMLSEVAVRRGPPEAVAKADELARISAREKESLRRMIEGELDTELSRTYDDLRWGGEEAFF, translated from the coding sequence ATGACACTGGACCCGGTCCACTTCGAGGGGATCGCCGCGCTGGCCCGGCAGGTCGGCCGCCAGGTCGACGACGCTTCCCATCAGGAGTTCGCAGAGCGCGTCTGGGAGCGGTTTCTCGATCCCCTCGAACTCGACGGTCGCCGGGTGCTCGAACCGGTCGACAGACAGTACCGAAAGCGCGTCGCCATCGAGGACGCCGCGCTCTGTGAGCGCCCCTTTCCGGAGAGTTACGGGATCGACTCGGGGACGATCAACCCCACGACATACAAGAACGGCGTCGTGATGGACGTCGCGCACGCCGCGATGGGCTGTGTGCCGACCGATCTGGAATGTCACCGCTCGCGCACCGTGGTCATCGGCCTGCACGTCGACGACGACTCGGTGACGTTTCGCGAAGACTGGGTGAACTACGATGAGGGCTACAGCCGCCGGCGGATCCTCCTGCTTCGGGATATCGAGCGCCGTCGGTACACGGAGGCGACCGTCCACGCCCTCTCGTTGTATCTCGCGGAAAGCGAACACGCACTCGCCAACGCCGACGGGATCAACGACCTGCTGATCCTCGACGGGCCACTCTATCCCAAAGGCCTGCTGAGTTGGCGCGATCGCGCGCCCGAACTCGCCGAGCAACTCGAGGAGGAAACCCCTCGACAGGTGGTCGCGAGCTACGCCCGGCTCGTCGAGGGATTTCTCGATCGGAACGTCCCGCTCGCGGGCTTCGTCAAAAACCCCGCCGCGAAGCGGATCACGAACGCCGTCTCCGAGCGGACGCCCACCCCGTGGACCGACGACGCCGCGCTGTTCGTCCGGTTGCTCGAACAGCGCGCGGAGGGCGAGCGGGTCCGGGACGAGCTCACCTACACCAACTGGTTCGTCTCCCGTGGTGGAACCGACAGGACTTTCGCCGAGGACGGCGACGCGCTGGGGCTGGAGCGTCACCACCCTGCAGCGGACTACGAGGTCACCTTCTTCGCGATCTACGATCCCCGTGACGACGTGCTCTACACCGTCGAGGCGCCCTACGGTGTGACGAAGGACGCGGGGATGCGCGAGGCGCTGCAAACCCAGATGCTCTCGGAGGTCGCCGTCCGGCGCGGCCCACCCGAGGCGGTGGCCAAGGCCGACGAACTCGCGCGCATCAGCGCCCGCGAGAAGGAGTCGCTGCGCCGGATGATCGAGGGCGAACTCGACACCGAACTCTCACGGACGTATGACGACCTCCGGTGGGGCGGCGAGGAAGCGTTCTTCTGA
- a CDS encoding amidohydrolase: MTEAADLLVRNAEIHTLADPDTTHEALAVRDGRIVRIGKTYEIDFLEGVETRTIDCEGRVVLPGFIDAHTHMETLGRYLVYTDLSGASGPDDCVERLRATDDGEEWVLGFGYDESAWNDADSLTSEDLDRVSETRPVAAFREDMHVASINSTARDRYEDEMPESDVRGEGVIVEEAVDTIYEAIAPDPEETRQLLTAAQGFANARGVTGVHDMVRNSHAPRTYRELDDEDELSLRVRINYWSDHLEAVSEAGLRTNHGSERMQTGAIKTYTDGSFGGRTAKLSEPYTEGGTGQWVVSPDELRDLVEQASDDGFQLSAHAIGDEAIETALDAFEATDDPDAARHRVEHAELLSDHQIDRFADSGIVASVQPNFLKWAGENGLYADRLGDERRERTNRYRDLLDAGANLAFGSDCMPLDPLLGVHHAVNASVEGQRLSVTEALRAYTAGAAYAGFDEGRLGTVEAGKLADLVVLSESPWTSPESIREIDVTRTLVGGAVVHDAYE; the protein is encoded by the coding sequence ATGACCGAGGCCGCGGACCTGCTGGTGCGAAACGCCGAGATCCACACGCTCGCCGACCCCGACACGACCCACGAGGCACTGGCAGTGCGGGACGGCCGGATCGTCCGGATCGGGAAGACCTACGAGATCGACTTTCTGGAGGGCGTCGAGACCCGCACCATCGACTGCGAGGGCCGGGTCGTCCTCCCCGGGTTCATCGACGCTCACACTCACATGGAAACGCTCGGGCGCTATCTCGTCTATACTGACCTCTCGGGAGCGAGCGGTCCCGACGACTGTGTCGAGCGCCTTCGGGCGACCGACGACGGGGAGGAGTGGGTCCTCGGCTTCGGCTACGACGAGAGCGCGTGGAACGACGCGGACTCCCTCACGAGCGAGGACCTCGATCGCGTGAGCGAAACGCGACCGGTGGCGGCCTTCCGCGAGGACATGCACGTCGCCTCGATCAACTCCACGGCTCGCGATCGATACGAGGACGAAATGCCCGAGAGCGACGTCCGGGGCGAGGGCGTGATCGTCGAAGAGGCCGTCGACACCATCTACGAAGCGATCGCACCCGATCCCGAGGAGACCCGCCAGTTGCTCACGGCAGCCCAAGGGTTCGCGAACGCCCGCGGGGTGACGGGCGTCCACGACATGGTCAGGAACTCCCACGCCCCCCGAACCTACCGCGAACTCGACGACGAGGACGAGCTTTCCCTTCGAGTGCGGATCAACTACTGGAGCGACCATCTGGAGGCGGTTTCGGAGGCGGGGCTCCGAACGAATCACGGCAGCGAGAGAATGCAAACGGGCGCGATCAAGACCTATACTGACGGGAGTTTCGGCGGCCGGACAGCGAAGCTTTCCGAGCCCTATACCGAGGGTGGGACCGGTCAGTGGGTCGTCTCGCCCGACGAACTACGCGATCTAGTCGAGCAAGCGAGTGATGACGGATTCCAGCTCTCGGCGCATGCCATCGGGGACGAGGCGATCGAAACGGCCCTCGACGCCTTCGAGGCGACCGACGATCCGGACGCGGCCCGTCACCGAGTCGAACACGCGGAACTCCTTTCCGACCACCAGATCGACCGCTTTGCCGACTCGGGAATCGTCGCGAGCGTTCAGCCGAACTTTCTCAAGTGGGCCGGCGAAAACGGGCTGTACGCCGACCGACTCGGAGATGAGCGCCGAGAGCGCACGAACCGCTACCGGGATCTGCTCGACGCGGGCGCGAACCTCGCCTTCGGCAGCGACTGCATGCCGCTCGATCCTCTACTAGGAGTTCACCACGCGGTCAACGCGTCCGTCGAGGGTCAACGGCTCTCGGTCACGGAAGCGCTCCGGGCCTACACCGCAGGGGCGGCCTACGCCGGTTTCGACGAGGGTCGGCTGGGAACCGTCGAAGCCGGGAAACTGGCCGATCTGGTCGTCCTCTCGGAGTCACCGTGGACCTCCCCCGAATCGATCCGGGAGATCGACGTGACGAGGACGCTCGTGGGCGGCGCGGTCGTCCACGACGCTTACGAGTGA